The window TGGCTCCAGATTGAAATGACACGATCATAGCGCTCATCTTCGGTGATCAAACCGCGTCTGAACTGTTTCTGAACATTATCAACCTTTTTCTGAGATTCACTAAGTATCTCTTCTTTTTCACCCAATACAACGATGTCAGCAACACCGACAGTGATGCCGGCTTTTGTTGAATATTTGAATCCAAGATCCTTCATGCGGTCAAGCATTTTGGACGTTTCAGTAATCTTGAAGCGTTTAAACACTTCTGCAATGATGTTGCCAAGTATTTTTTTCTTAAAAGGTTCGACAAGCGGCATTTCCTTAATTCGCGCCGGTATATCAGTACCTCTTTCAACAAAATACTTTTCTGGGGTTTTTACTTCAAGATTATCTTTCGTTGGTTCATTGATATATGGGAAAGATTTTGGCAAAATTTCATTGAATATGAGTTTGCCGACAGTCGTCAATAACAGCTGGCTGTTTTGTTCATCGGTGAAAGTTTCATTATTCAACGATCCCGCATGGACTGCTACCCTAGTATGCAGATGAACATAACCATTTTGATATGCAATCAGGGCTTCATTTGTATCTTTGAAAATCATACCTTCACCCATTGTACCTTCACGTTCAAGAGTCAAGTAGTAGTTACCCAGTACCATATCCTGAGAAGGAGTTACAACAGGTTTTCCGTCTTTCGGATTCAATATGTTCTGAGCTGCCAGCATCAGTAAGCGTGCTTCTGCCTGAGCTTCTGCGGAAAGCGGTACGTGTACAGCCATCTGGTCTCCGTCAAAGTCAGCGTTATATGCTGTACATACGAGCGGATGAAGACGAATGGCACGGCCCTCTACCAAAGTTGGTTCGAACGCCTGAATACCAAGCCTGTGCAGTGTAGGGGCACGGTTTAAAAGGACTGGGTGCTCCCTGATTACGTCTTCAAGTACATCCCAAACTTCCGGCTGAACGCGTTCTATTTTGCGCTTGGCAGATTTTATATTATGGGCAAGACCCTTCTCAACCAATTCCTTCATGACGAATGGCTTGAATAACTCAAGTGCCATTTCCTTAGGCAGTCCGCACTGATACATTTTCAGGTTCGGACCTACAACGATTACCGAACGCCCTGAATAGTCAACACGTTTACCAAGAAGGTTTTGGCGGAAACGTCCCTGTTTTCCTTTCAGCATGTGCGAAAGAGATTTCAATGGGCGGTTTCCAGGCCCTGTTACAGGACGGCCGCGGCGGCCGTTATCGATTAGCGCATCTACTGCTTCCTGAAGCATACGCTTTTCATTTTGGACGATAATGCTAGGAGCACCCAGATCTAGAAGGCGCTTCAAGCGGTTGTTTCTGTTAATAACGCGACGGTACAGGTCATTCAGGTCAGAAGTCGCAAAGCGTCCGCCATCCAACTGAACCATCGGGCGAAGTTCCGGCGGGATAACCGGAAGTACATCAAGAATCATCCAAGACGGTTCATTTCCCGATCCACGAAAAGCTTCGATTACTTCAAGACGTTTAATTGCCCGTGTACGCCTTTGTCCCTGCGCGGTTTTTAATTCTTCCTTCAGCGTATCGGCTTCTTTATTGAGGTCGATATCCGAAAGTAATTTCTTTATTGCTTCGGCACCCATAGAGGCCTGGAACTTGTTTCCATACTTTTCACGATAAGCACGGTATTCCTTCTCTGAAAGGAGTTGCTTCTTTTCAAGGCTTGTTTCGCCTGTTTCAGTAACAACATAAGATGCAAAGTAAATAACTTCCTCCAGAGCACGAGGTGACATGTCCAGGACAAGCCCCATTCGGCTAGGAATTCCTTTGAAATACCAGATATGAGAAACAGGAGCTGCTAGCTCAATGTGGCCCATTCGTTCACGGCGCACTTTGGCGCGTGTTACTTCAACGCCGCATCGATCACAGACAACACCTTTGTAGCGGACACGCTTGTATTTTCCGCAATGGCATTCCCAGTCCTTTGTAGGTCCGAAAATTCTCTCACAGAACAAACCGTCTTTTTCCGGCTTCAATGTACGATAGTTAATTGTTTCAGGCTTCTTGACTTCACCAAAAGACCATGAACGAATTTTATCAGGTGATGCAAGACCGATTTTCATATACTCAAAATTATTAACATCAAGCAAGGGGCCTACCTCCCTTTTAATCTCCAGGTTTTACCCTGTAGCTAGACACAGCCTTTCCCGAGCGCCTATCTATCCATGCAACCCGGGTAAGCTGTGGTTTGTTACTCTTTTGAAGCTATTCTTTGGAACCTACTTTTTCAGACTCGAAGTTTTGTGATTCTGGCGCAATTGTCAATGTATCAACCTGCTGCATATCATCATCATCTTCAAGGTCACGCATTTCTATTTCCTCTTCATCACCGGATAGGATCTTGACATCCATACCAAGGCTTTGAAGCTCTTTAATTAATACTTTAAATGATTCTGGAACACCTGGTTCCGGTACATTCTCACCTTTTACGATTGCCTCGTATGTCTTCACGCGTCCGACTACATCATCGGATTTAACAGTGAGGATTTCTTGCAATGTATAGGCAGCACCGTATGCTTCAAGTGCCCAAACTTCCATCTCACCGAAACGCTGTCCGCCAAACTGAGCTTTACCGCCAAGAGGCTGCTGCGTAACAAGTGAGTACGGGCCAGTCGAACGAGCGTGAAGTTTATCATCAACCATGTGAGCAAGCTTGATCATATACATGACACCAACAGAAACCCGGTTGTCAAAAGGTTCGCCTGTTCGTCCATCATAAAGGACGGTCTTGGCATCGCGGGCCATTCCAGCTTCCTCAATCGTTGACCATACATCTTCTTCGGTAGCACCGTCAAATACCGGTGATGCTACGTGGATGCCCAGTGCCCTAGCTGCCATCCCAAGATGGAGCTCTAGCACCTGTCCTATATTCATACGAGATGGAACCCCAAGAGGGTTCAGCATGATATCAACCGGTGCACCATCTGGCAGGTACGGCATATCCTCTTCAGGAAGTATGCGGGAAATTACCCCTTTGTTTCCGTGGCGTCCCGCCATCTTATCGCCTTCGTGAATTTTACGTTTCTGAACGATATAGACACGGACTAACTGGTTTACACCTGGAGGGAGTTCATCCCCATCTTCACGGTTGAAGACTTTTACATCATGGACAATTCCACCGCCGCCATGTGGTACACGGAGTGACGTATCCCGTACTTCCCGGGCTTTCTCGCCAAAGATTGCGTGGAGCAAGCGCTCTTCTGCTGTCAGTTCAGTTACACCTTTAGGCGTTACCTTTCCTACAAGCAGATCACCATCTTTAACCTCCGCGCCAATGCGGATAATTCCACGCTCATCCAGATTCCGAAGCGCATCTTCCCCAACATTCGGAATATCACGAGTAATTTCTTCAGGTCCAAGCTTTGTATCACGGGACTCTGATTCATATTCTTCAATATGGATAGAGGTATACACATCATCTTTAACAAGGCGCTCGCTCATGATGATTGCATCTTCATAGTTATAGCCATCCCAGTTAACAAATGCCACTAGTACGTTCCGGCCAAGAGCCAGTTCGCCTTTTTCCATGGATGGACCATCAGCCAAAATCTCGCCTTTTGTTACTCGGTCACCCACTGAAACAATTGGGCGCTGGTTATAACAAGTTCCCTGGTTGGAGCGAATAAATTTCAGCATGCGATATTTATCAAGGTCACCCTTAACTTCGTTACCATCAATCTCCTTAACACGGCGCACCCAGACTTCACGGGCCTCAACATGTTCAACGATACCCTCGTGTTTACATATAACAGCAGCACCTGAGTCCTTGGCAGATACGTGTTCCATACCTGTCCCAACTCTTGGGGCTTCCGGCTGCATAAGAGGCACAGCCTGACGCTGCATGTTAGCACCCATAAGAGCACGGTTTGAGTCATCGTTTTCAAGGAACGGAATGCATGCGGTCGCAGCAGATACTACCTGTTTCGGCGATACATCCATATAATCGATCCGTTCACGCGCTACTACAGTGTTTTCACCGCGGAAGCGTGCAACAACATCTTCATCAAGGAAAGTGCCATCGTCGTCTAGACGCGCATTTGCCTGCGCAACAACATAAAGATCCTCTTCATCCGCTGTAAGGTAGTCAATTCTGTCCGTCACTTTGCCTGTTTCAGGGTCAATTCTGCGGTATGGTGTTTCAATAAAGCCAAACCTGTTCACTTTCGCAAAGGATGAAAGTGAGTTGATCAAGCCAATATTCGGTCCTTCAGGTGTTTCAATCGGACACATACGCCCGTAATGGGAATAGTGAACGTCACGAACTTCAAAGCCTGCACGCTCACGTGTCAGACCACCCGGTCCGAGTGCAGAAAGACGGCGTTTGTGCGTCAATTCAGCAAGCGGGTTGGTTTGGTCCATGAACTGGGAAAGCTGAGAGCTCCCAAAGAACTCTTTAATTGAAGCAATGACCGGTCGGATATTGATCAGCTGCTGCGGCGTGATTGTAGCTGTATCCTGAATGGACATCCGCTCACGAACCACACGCTCCATCCTTGATAAACCGATACGGAATTGGTTTTGCAACAATTCCCCTACAGAGCGAAGGCGGCGGTTTCCAAGATGGTCAATATCGTCAGTATCTCCCACTCCATGAAGCAGATTGAAGAAATAACTGATTGTCGAAATAATATCAGCAGGAGTAATGTTCTTTATTGGCTCAGGTACATATGCATTACTCAAAATATTGATGACTTTTTCATTGTCATCTGTTGGAGCAAAAATCTTGATGCTCTGAAGGACAACATCACCTTCAATAACGGTGCCTCCAGGCTGATAGCTATACATATTGATATTCTTTTCAAGGGCAGGAATAATCCGATCCAAGTTCCTGCGGTCAAGAAGAGTGCCTGCTTCAGCAAGGATTTCACCTGTTTCAGGATCAACCAGTGCTTCCGCGAGCCGCTGTCCAAAAAGCCGGTTTTTAATATGGAGCTTCTTGTTGATTTTATAACGGCCTACACTCGCTAAATCATAACGTTTCGGGTCAAAAAAGCGCGAAATAATAAGGCTCTTCGCATTTTCTACTGTAGGCGGTTCGCCCGGGCGAAGCCTTTCGTAGATTTCAAGCAAAGCTTTTTCAATGCTGTCGGTATTGTCTTTTTCCAGTGTATTGCGGAGATACTCATTGTCGCCAATGAGGTCGATGATTTCTTGATCAGAGCCGAACCCAAGCGCACGCAAAAGAACCGTAACTGGGAGTTTCCTTGTACGATCTATCCTGACGTATACGACGTCCTTGGCATCTGTTTCATACTCAAGCCATGCGCCGCGGTTCGGAATAACGGTTGCAGTAAAACCTTTTTTACCGTTTTTATCTAGCTTCCCGCTGTAATATACGCTCGGAGAACGTACAAGCTGGGAAACGATAACACGCTCCGCACCATTGATGACGAACGTGCCAGTTTCTGTCATAAGCGGGAAATCGCCCATGAAAACATCCTGGTCTTTAACTTCCCCTGTTTCTTTGTTGACGAGACGCACTTTTACACGCAATGGTGCTGCATATGTAACATCCCGTTCCTTTGATTCCTCAACGGAATATTTCGGATCGCCAAGGCTATAATCAATAAATTCTAGAGATAGGTTACCAGTAAAGTCTTCAATCGGTGAAATATCCTGGAACATTTCACGCAGTCCCTCATCAAGAAACCATTGATAAGAAGAGGTTTGGATTTCAATTAGATTTGGTAATTCTAAAACTTCACTGATTCGCGCGTAACTTCTTCGTTGGCGGTGTCGTCCATACTGAACTAGTTGACCTGTCAACTGATTCACCCCTCAAATCAAGCGTTATTGTAAATCTATCTGCGCCTGTCGCCAGGCAGTAACCATAGCAACAGACAAAAAGAAAAAGGGTTTTGACTCTCCAAAAACCACATTTTTCACATTTTACCTATTATTATTTTGTCATCCTTTCCTTTCCATACCATTTTTATACAAAATAAGTCCAACTAAACAGGAATCTTACCCCATTTAGTAAAAAAAGCTTGACTTTTTCGGAAGGCATAAAAAAGATGATGATGGCATTTTATAATATTAACATAGTAGCATATGTCAGTCAAATGTTTTTTGCCCTAATAATGTAATAACCTTTTTCCTTATCAACGATTGTTACATCACCAAAAAGCTCGTTCAACTTATCCAAAGCAGAAGGTGCCCCTTGTTTCTTTTGAATAACTACCCACAACTCTCCTTCCTTAGCCAGTAATTCCCGGCTCTGAGAAAAGATATCATGGACTGTCTTCTTCCCCGCACGAATAGGCGGGTTTGTCAGAATTACAGAAAACCCAGTCTCCTTCACATTATGAAGCCTGTCACTTTCATAAATCTTAACGTTCTCAATCCCATTGGCTTTTGCATTTTCTACAGCAAGCTCTAGTGCACGCTCATTTACATCAACCATATGTACAATCCGGTCCGTAAACGTTTTGGCAAGGGCAAGACCAATAGGTCCATATCCGCAGCCAACATCAAGCATCGGCCCATCCAGATCCGTGGGTATAAAAGTCTCAATTAAAAGCCTTGACCCGAAGTCAACTTCATTTCTCGAAAAAACCCCATTGTCAGTTTTAAATCGAAGCCTCTCGCCCCTTAATGTAAAGTCCCAATGTTTCGGAGAACTTTCTGAACTCGGCTTTTTGGAATAATAATGTTCCGACATAAGCTTCACCTCCAGGAATATAACAGAATTGTCCTAGAAACGTATTATAGCTATCAGGCCATCAAAAAGCAAAAACATCGGCCAGCTTAAAACGGCGCTTTCGCTTTTCTACTTGTCTAGCTGCAGCGCCAAGTGTCCTTCGGCAGCATAAGCATCTCACGAAATTACGCGATAGCGTTATGAGGATTTTCGAGGAGGTCATACGGCGCTGAACGGGCGCTTTCGCTTTTCATGCAAAAAAGCCCGCTTATGCAGCGAGCTTTTCACTAGGGTAATTACTTAACTTCGACGTTAGCTCCAACTTCATCAAGCTTAGCTTTGATAGCTTCAGCATCTTCTTTAGAAACGCCTTCTTTGACTGCCTTTGGAGTGTTGTCAACAAGATCTTTTGCTTCTTTAAGTCCAAGGCCTGTGATTTCACGAACAACCTTGATAACTTTGATTTTTTGGTCGCCAGCAGATGCAAGAATTACATCAAACTCAGTTTGCTCTTCAGCAACTGGGCCAGCAGCGCCACCAGCAACAGCTACAGGTGCAGCTGCAGTTACGCCAAATTCTTCTTCAATTGCTTTTACTAGGTCGTTAAGTTCCAATACAGTCATGGACTTAACCGCTTCAATGATTTGTTCTTTAGTCATTGTGGAAGTTCCTCCTTAAATTTGTTTGGTTTATTGTAAAGCGAAAACGTTTAGCTTACGCGCCTTGTTCTTCTTTCTGTTCTGCAACAGCCTTTGTAGCAAGAGCAAGATTGCGGATAGGTGCTTGAAGCACGCTGAGGAGCATGGAAAGCAAGCCTTCGCGGGATGGCAGCTCTGCAAGAGCTTGAATTTCCGCTACAGTTGCAATGTTCCCTTCGATAACACCAGCCTTGATTTCAAGAGCTTCATGTTTTTTAGCAAAATCGTTAATGATTTTTGCTGGAGCTACAACATCTTCATTACTGAATGCAATAGCATTAGGACCAGTCAAAGACTCGTTCAATCCTTCAAAGCCATTCGCTTCAGCCGCGCGGCGTGTCATTGAGTTCTTGTAAACCTTGAACTCGACACCTGCTTCGCGAAGTTGTTTACGAAGCTCAGTTACTTCGGCAACATTCAATCCGCGGTAATCAACAACTACGGATGTAACGCTGTTTTTGAATTTTTCGGCGATTTCATCGACGATCAGTTTCTTTTGTTCAATAGCGCTGCTCATTATTACACCTCCTGTGGAATTAATGGCATTTATACCGGGCAAATAAAAGCCTCCATATCCGTAAGACATGGAGGCATAATACAATAGCCATTTCACTGGCTCATTCTATCGTATTCCCTCGGCAGGAAATTAAGCCGCTGGGCCCCTGCTGTCTTCGGTACAAATGTATGAAATTCAAACAACAGAATCAATCTTATCAAATTGATAACTGTTTGTCAATATCTTATTTTGTTGTTACAGATGCTGGATCTACTTTTACGCCAGGGCCCATTGTAGAAGCAACTGTTACGTTCTTCATGTAAGTGCCTTTAGCAGCAGCCGGCTTCGCTTTAAGCATTGTTTCGAAAACAGTCTTGAAGTTTTCAGCAAGCTTTTCGTTTTCGAAAGAAGCTTTACCGATTGGAACATGGATGTTCCCAGCTTTATCAACACGGTATTCTACTTTACCAGCTTTAATTTCATTAACAGCGCGAGTTACATCAAATGTAACTGTACCTGTTTTTGGGTTAGGCATAAGGCCTTTAGGTCCTAGTACGCGGCCAAGCTTACCAACCTCACCCATCATGTCTGGAGTTGCAACGATAACATCGAAGTCAAACCAGCCTTGTTGGATTTTGGTAATGAACTCTGCATCGCCGACATAATCTGCACCAGCTGCTTCAGCTTCCTTCACTTTTTCGCCTTTAGCGAAAACGAGGACACGCTGAGTTTTACCAGTTCCGTTCGGAAGCACTACTGCTCCACGAATTTGCTGGTCAGCTTTTTTAGGGTCTACGCCAAGACGGAAGGCAACTTCAAGAGTTGCATCGAATTTAGTATAGTTAGTTTTCTTTGCAAGTTCAATTGCTTCAGCAAGCGGATAAGCTTTTGTACGGTCTACAAGCTTAGCAGCTTCAAGATACTTTTTGCTTTTCTTAGCCATTTTAAATTTCCTCCTTGATTTGTGGTTTTAACGGAATTGGACCTCCCACTTTTAAAAGGTGCGATACACCTTTCGGAACACAACTTTGTTCGACGAGAAATCTAAGGATTCCTATATGATTTCAAATACTGTTTCCTTAAGACAGAATAAAGGTTGCGTGTGCCAATCAGCTACGCAACCCCATCATCTCACAGAACTAGCAGGGATTAGTCTTCGATGACAATACCCATGCTGCGCGCAGTACCTTCAACCATGCGCATTGCTGCTTCAACGCTGGCCGCATTCAGGTCAGGCATTTTCTGTTCAGCAATCTCGCGCACCTTGTCGCGCTTAACTGTTGCTACTTTATTACGGTTAGGCTGGCCAGAACCAGACTGGATTCCGGCTGCAACTTTCAATAGAACTGCAGCTGGAGGGGTTTTCGTAATAAATGTAAATGAACGGTCTTCAAAAACCGTAATTTCAACAGGAATGATCAGACCTGCTTGGTCCGCTGTACGAGCGTTAAATTCCTTACAGAATCCCATGATGTTAACACCAGCTTGACCCAATGCAGGACCAACCGGCGGCGCAGGGTTAGCTTTTCCAGCAGGAATTTGCAATTTAACCATCTTAATTACTTTTTTAGCCACGAGACACACCTCCTTAAAAAGTCCGTGATGTGGTAATAGGGGTTCTACCCCTCCCACTCATATAAAAGCCTTCATTAGAGAATAAAGGCATGGCAAATGTCCGGTTTATTGTCCAAGACATACTGACCTTTGAAATGTTACCACTTTTCACTGGTGATTTCAAGTTATTTTACAAATTGGATTTGTTTTTCTTGACCGCCATCAACAGAAAGTATTCCTTCGCCACAAGCTTCAGCTACATGCAGTCCTTTAAAAATACCGTTAACTCTGGTAATTAACTAAAAATACCTGATAGGCAAGCAGGATTCCACTAAGGGTCAACCCTAAGAGAAACCCTTTGCGTGTCTGACCATCAGTGGAAGGTCGCCACGATATAATCGTACCTATAGTTTGTCAACCTGGGATACATCTAGTTCAACCGGAGTATCACGGCCGAACATGTCAACTAGTACACGAAGTTTGGATTTGGTTTTGTCCATCTCTTCGATAATACCGGTCTTGTTTGTAAAAGGACCTTCTTTAACCTTGACAGTTTCCCCAATCTCAAAGTTAAGATCAACCCGCTTCTCTTCAAAGCCCATTCGTTTCAAAATCATGGTAACCTCTTCTGGCAGAAGTGGCGTCGGCTTTGATCCAGAGCCTGCCGAACCAACAAACCCGGTAACGCCTGGAGTATTTCGGACTACATACCAAGAGTCGTCTGTCATTACAATCTCAACAAGCACATATCCCGGGAACACTTTCTTTTTGACAACTTTCTTTTTACCATTCTTAATATCTGTTTCTTCTTCTTCCGGTACAACAACTCGAAAAATCTTATCCTGCATACCCATTGATTCAACACGTTTCTCAAGGTTTGCTTTTACCTTATTTTCATAGCCGGAGTACGTATGGACTACATACCAGTTCTTTTCCATTTTCAAGGACTAACGTCCGTCCCTCCCTGCATTTTTTCTTCCTTTATCGCCTTAACATCCTTAAAATAGTGGCAGGTATACGGACGCACCAGCCACTCGAACTTTTAGGACAAATGAAAAAACCCGTTTTTACCGGGCTTTGTAATAATTTCCTGCATTATTTTCCATTATACCATGAACAAGCATTACTTATTCAAGAATTAAGCGGATAACCTTTGAAATTCCCAAATCGACAATCGCAAAGAATACAGCAAAAACAGCGACAGTGGTAATAACTGTAATAGTATAGCGGGTAAGCTCCTTGCGCCTCGGCCAGCTTACTTTCCTCATTTCACGGGCGACTTCACGAAAAAAATTAGGAATTCCACGGAAAAAATTCATGTTTGTAACCCCCATCTATCCTTATGAACAATCCCTCATCGCTCCTATCTGGTTTCTTTGTGAACCGTCGAAGCGTTACAGGTTTTGCAAAACTTTTTTAACTCAAGCCGTTCATCCTTAACCCGGCTGCTTGCTGTAACGGTGTAATTCCGTGAACCACAAGCGGCACAGGCAAGAACTGCTTTTTTCGCCATATCGACACCTGCTGCCATTTTTTTGTCTATAAAACTGTAACATGAGGACCAATAACTGTCAATACGGCATGGAACTGGTTCCTTACAAAATAAAAGCCTTTATGAATCAATGTGAGTATTCACGGAGTTCAAGGTATCGCTCCAGCTTTCTTTTGACACGCTGAAGGGCATTGTCAATTGATTTCACATGCCTGTTAAGCCCTTCTGATATTTCCTGGTATGATTGGCCATCGAGATATAATGCCAAAACCTGGCGCTCAAGGTCACTCAAAAGCTCAGCCATTTTCACTTCAATATGGTCGTATTCTTCCTGATTGATAATTAACTGTTCTGGGTCCGTTACCTTGGCACCACTTAAAACATCCATCAAGGTCCGGTCGCTTTCATCATCAAAAATAGGCTTGTCCAACGATACATAAGAATTTAGCGGAATATGTTTTTGCCTTGTCGCTGTTTTAATCGCAGTAATGATTTGCCTTGTAATACATAGTTCAGCAAACGCCTTGAAGGATGTCAGCTTATCGTCCTTGAAATCCCGGATTGCCTTATACAGGCCTATCATCCCTTCCTGGACGATATCTTCCTTGTCTGCCCCAATCAAGAAATAAGAACGTGCCTTTGCCCGGACAAAGTTGCGGTATTTGTGGATTAAGTAATCCAGGGCATCGCTATCTCCACTATGCACTAAATAAACAATCTCTTCGTCTTCCATGGCCAGAAAACTGTTGCCTGCCCTCGCTCTTACATCCACACCCACTGAGATCCCTCCGCATGCACATGCATAGATAGAAATATTATACAGTACTGGTTTTTTCAGCGTCAACGGTCATTTTTGGCCTCTGCGCCATTTTTCAAATATTTCTGCCATTTCTTCACTAATTGGGATTCGGATCGGGGGTTTCTTTTCCTGAATCCGCTGAACTCTTTTTTCAATCTTCTTTGAAAGAACATTCATCTCAATCATAAGCTCACGCGCTGATTTCCTTAAGGCACCTTGTCCAAAAATGGCCCACTGCTCAGTAAAATCGGAGGTAGCAACATGAATCTGTGTTTTCCGATTGCCCAGTTGAATGGCCATTTTTTCAATTCTTTCGTCGGCAGTTTCATTTTCCTTTGTAAAAATAACCTCAACTTGATGATTCCTATACTTTTTTGCGATTCCCTGCACATATTGGGCATCAAAAACAACAATAACCCTATAGCCAGTGTAACCTTGATATTCAGCCATCAATTCCACAAGCCTGTCCCTTGCCGCAGGAAGATCCTTAATTTTCAGGTCCTTTAATTCAGGCCAGGCTCCAATGATGTTGTAACCATCAACAAGAAGGATATCCATTTCTAGCCTCCAAGCGGATGGCGACTCCGGTAAACCTCGTACATTAACAAAGCAGCAGCAACAGAGGCATTCAGTGATGTAACCTTGCCTGCCATCGGCAAATGAACAAGAAAGTCACATTTTTCTCTGATAAGTCTCCCCATCCCTTTTCCTTCGCTGCCGATGACAAGGCCCAAAGGAAGGGTAAAGTCCTGTTGCCTAT is drawn from Bacillus sp. FJAT-18017 and contains these coding sequences:
- the rplK gene encoding 50S ribosomal protein L11 gives rise to the protein MAKKVIKMVKLQIPAGKANPAPPVGPALGQAGVNIMGFCKEFNARTADQAGLIIPVEITVFEDRSFTFITKTPPAAVLLKVAAGIQSGSGQPNRNKVATVKRDKVREIAEQKMPDLNAASVEAAMRMVEGTARSMGIVIED
- the nusG gene encoding transcription termination/antitermination protein NusG, coding for MEKNWYVVHTYSGYENKVKANLEKRVESMGMQDKIFRVVVPEEEETDIKNGKKKVVKKKVFPGYVLVEIVMTDDSWYVVRNTPGVTGFVGSAGSGSKPTPLLPEEVTMILKRMGFEEKRVDLNFEIGETVKVKEGPFTNKTGIIEEMDKTKSKLRVLVDMFGRDTPVELDVSQVDKL
- the secE gene encoding preprotein translocase subunit SecE; the encoded protein is MNFFRGIPNFFREVAREMRKVSWPRRKELTRYTITVITTVAVFAVFFAIVDLGISKVIRLILE
- the rpmG gene encoding 50S ribosomal protein L33; this translates as MAKKAVLACAACGSRNYTVTASSRVKDERLELKKFCKTCNASTVHKETR
- the sigH gene encoding RNA polymerase sporulation sigma factor SigH yields the protein MSVGVDVRARAGNSFLAMEDEEIVYLVHSGDSDALDYLIHKYRNFVRAKARSYFLIGADKEDIVQEGMIGLYKAIRDFKDDKLTSFKAFAELCITRQIITAIKTATRQKHIPLNSYVSLDKPIFDDESDRTLMDVLSGAKVTDPEQLIINQEEYDHIEVKMAELLSDLERQVLALYLDGQSYQEISEGLNRHVKSIDNALQRVKRKLERYLELREYSH
- a CDS encoding NYN domain-containing protein — translated: MDILLVDGYNIIGAWPELKDLKIKDLPAARDRLVELMAEYQGYTGYRVIVVFDAQYVQGIAKKYRNHQVEVIFTKENETADERIEKMAIQLGNRKTQIHVATSDFTEQWAIFGQGALRKSARELMIEMNVLSKKIEKRVQRIQEKKPPIRIPISEEMAEIFEKWRRGQK